The following are encoded in a window of Telmatobacter sp. DSM 110680 genomic DNA:
- a CDS encoding response regulator transcription factor, translated as MNRMMNIQELLLDDVGEAQAAKPELGTILVVEDDPRMQKVLKRIFMEESFSIAVAGDGKTGLELFRSHRPVAVVLDLILPQISGRELCQTMKSLSPETPVIVLSAITEVVDKVLLLELGADDYVTKPFSPRELMARVQAAIRRRKRPTQSAVYRFGECEIDFEKMTARRSGVAVVLTSHEFKLLRFFTENPERVLSRELLLNEVWGYNSYPTTRTVDNQILKLRQKLESDPANPTHLQTIYGAGYKFVP; from the coding sequence ATGAACCGTATGATGAACATTCAGGAGCTTCTTCTGGACGATGTTGGTGAGGCACAGGCTGCCAAGCCTGAATTAGGAACGATCCTGGTAGTCGAAGATGACCCGCGCATGCAAAAGGTCTTGAAGCGGATCTTCATGGAAGAGAGCTTCTCGATCGCTGTCGCGGGCGACGGAAAGACTGGACTGGAGCTTTTTCGCTCTCACCGCCCCGTAGCGGTCGTCCTCGATTTGATCCTTCCCCAGATTTCCGGTCGCGAATTGTGCCAGACGATGAAGTCTCTCTCTCCGGAGACTCCGGTCATCGTATTGAGTGCAATCACAGAAGTTGTTGACAAGGTATTGCTTCTGGAACTTGGTGCCGATGACTATGTGACCAAGCCCTTCAGCCCTCGCGAGTTGATGGCACGCGTCCAGGCAGCGATCCGGAGACGCAAGCGGCCGACGCAATCTGCGGTATATCGATTTGGTGAGTGCGAAATTGATTTCGAGAAGATGACAGCACGTAGATCGGGCGTGGCTGTGGTGCTGACCTCACACGAATTCAAACTGCTGCGATTTTTTACCGAGAATCCAGAACGCGTGCTGAGCCGCGAATTGCTGCTGAATGAGGTGTGGGGCTATAACTCATATCCGACGACGCGTACGGTGGATAACCAGATTTTGAAACTGAGGCAGAAACTGGAATCGGATCCGGCAAATCCCACACACCTGCAGACAATATACGGAGCGGGATACAAGTTTGTACCTTAA
- a CDS encoding ATP-binding protein — MGENRGIRTRVLLVAAMAVIIASATFGSLLIVRHQLEAQVTQGLTKDLEHSVITFQNLESQRLAGLEEENALLADLPTLKALMTTSDQATIEDGGVHFWKISESDLFALADNKGRVAAAYVKDPTGSRQLATDVSQLFKTPTPRYLVSSGHLYACSVHPLYFGREKDGVLLGYVISGFVIGPDLLRQISQVTAVEATFLSQGRSLASTLDESVVRQMVGTTIVEGHDLNAPVTLTLGNARFIVAMRDLTPSSPVPLQLVVMKSFDQAEQSIRQIDRLVLFAGFLALIIGTVLMIWLSRIVTRPLEDLATGVRAFGVGDSSHLLPSDGTREVRQLSLAFAGMRDEIMRTNLALLESERLATIGRMASSVSHDLRHYLASVYANSEFLASSPLSESERGEILSDIRTAVHGTTELIESMLIFSRTGAAIRRSHELVATLMERALSLLHAHPDAAGVTLTANYGDPADSAALVDGKQIERAIYNLLLNACQSARTGEKEARVQAHLGVRDGVISIEVEDNGPGVAENVRSSMFQPFVSEGKQKGSGLGLTLANCIAAEHGGEVILVTSSPGQTIFRMTIARGIVQHTSPESANQKRWAAG; from the coding sequence ATGGGCGAGAACAGAGGGATTCGGACCCGCGTGCTCCTGGTTGCCGCCATGGCAGTGATCATTGCGAGCGCAACGTTTGGCAGCTTACTCATCGTTCGCCATCAGCTCGAGGCGCAAGTTACCCAGGGCCTAACCAAGGACCTTGAGCACTCCGTTATCACATTTCAAAACCTTGAGAGTCAACGTCTCGCTGGCCTGGAGGAAGAGAATGCCCTGTTGGCCGATCTGCCTACTCTCAAAGCCCTGATGACCACCAGCGATCAGGCCACCATTGAAGATGGCGGAGTTCATTTCTGGAAGATCAGCGAAAGCGATCTTTTCGCATTGGCAGATAACAAAGGACGCGTTGCTGCGGCCTATGTAAAGGATCCCACAGGGTCCAGACAGTTAGCCACGGATGTCAGCCAGCTCTTCAAGACCCCGACGCCCCGTTATCTTGTAAGCTCCGGCCACCTGTACGCGTGCTCTGTGCACCCTCTTTATTTTGGCCGGGAAAAAGATGGCGTATTACTGGGATATGTAATCAGCGGTTTTGTCATCGGCCCCGACCTTCTGCGGCAGATCAGCCAGGTAACTGCAGTCGAAGCGACATTTCTTAGCCAGGGACGGTCGCTGGCCAGCACCCTGGATGAGTCAGTAGTTCGTCAAATGGTAGGCACCACGATTGTGGAGGGACATGATCTGAATGCGCCGGTCACGCTGACACTAGGAAATGCACGCTTCATCGTCGCGATGCGTGATCTCACACCAAGCTCACCGGTGCCGCTTCAGTTGGTGGTAATGAAATCTTTTGACCAGGCTGAACAGTCGATTAGGCAGATTGACCGCCTCGTCCTATTCGCAGGATTTCTTGCGCTGATCATCGGAACGGTTTTGATGATATGGCTCTCGAGGATCGTAACTCGTCCCCTCGAGGATTTGGCTACCGGCGTTCGCGCTTTCGGCGTGGGCGACAGTTCGCACCTCCTTCCAAGCGACGGCACGCGCGAGGTTCGACAGTTGAGCTTGGCGTTCGCTGGAATGCGCGACGAAATCATGCGCACCAACCTCGCGCTGCTCGAGTCTGAGCGCCTGGCAACCATCGGGCGCATGGCGAGCTCAGTTTCCCACGATCTGCGGCATTATCTTGCAAGCGTCTACGCGAATTCTGAATTCCTCGCCTCTTCCCCGCTTTCTGAGAGCGAACGTGGCGAGATTCTCAGCGATATTCGCACCGCGGTACACGGAACAACGGAGCTCATCGAATCGATGCTGATATTCAGCCGCACCGGTGCGGCGATACGGCGCTCCCATGAGTTGGTCGCCACTCTGATGGAACGTGCCCTGTCGTTGCTTCACGCGCATCCTGATGCCGCAGGAGTTACACTGACGGCCAATTATGGAGATCCCGCAGACTCAGCCGCGCTGGTCGATGGCAAACAAATCGAGAGAGCCATTTATAATCTGTTGCTCAACGCATGCCAATCGGCGCGGACTGGGGAAAAGGAAGCGCGCGTGCAGGCGCATCTCGGTGTTCGTGATGGCGTGATTTCAATCGAGGTTGAGGACAACGGACCAGGGGTTGCGGAGAATGTCCGCAGCAGTATGTTCCAGCCATTTGTCAGCGAAGGAAAGCAGAAGGGCTCCGGACTCGGCCTTACCCTGGCAAACTGCATCGCTGCAGAGCACGGCGGGGAGGTAATTCTTGTAACAAGCAGCCCCGGCCAAACGATCTTTCGCATGACAATCGCTCGAGGAATCGTGCAGCATACTTCGCCAGAGAGCGCCAATCAGAAAAGGTGGGCAGCGGGATGA